A stretch of the Halomicroarcula saliterrae genome encodes the following:
- a CDS encoding Fic family protein yields the protein MVDGIFAFSPEPLPPDIEPIHELTTITGDAMYGVGQLSDLDRWLDSPEVILSPLIHREAVDSSNIETTTRLTLSDIYRREAGEEPGQTATERADIAEAQNYVEAIMTGIAALQDGASLDRTLLCRLHEILLRGARGERYNPGEFRDDLVGIDEPGTPLSEARFVPAPPASIPYALGSLLQYIRSGPTYAPLIDLALIHYQFETIHPFEDGNGRLGRLLVMLTLYEWELLPGPYLYPSSYFNANRDAYLAKLLAVSRDGAWTEWVSFFIDAIATQGREAYTVARDLLALRDQYREAYQGQGVVIRELIDFVIEQPYLTEPQAVDALDRSQPAVNQAIRRLWDDEILRETTGQQRNRRFEAPAVLDIVEPYNP from the coding sequence ATGGTCGATGGGATTTTCGCGTTCAGCCCGGAACCACTCCCACCAGATATCGAGCCGATACACGAGCTCACGACGATAACTGGCGACGCAATGTATGGTGTGGGCCAACTCTCCGATCTGGACCGATGGCTCGATTCACCGGAAGTCATCCTGAGTCCACTAATCCATCGTGAGGCTGTCGACTCCTCGAATATCGAGACCACGACACGACTCACACTCTCCGACATCTACCGTCGAGAGGCCGGTGAAGAACCCGGTCAGACGGCGACTGAACGGGCCGATATTGCGGAGGCACAAAACTACGTCGAGGCGATTATGACCGGGATAGCGGCGCTGCAAGATGGCGCAAGCTTAGACCGTACCCTACTGTGTCGACTCCATGAAATCTTACTGCGAGGTGCTCGTGGTGAACGGTACAACCCGGGCGAGTTTCGCGACGATCTCGTCGGGATCGATGAACCAGGAACTCCGCTTAGTGAGGCTCGATTTGTCCCCGCGCCACCGGCAAGCATCCCGTATGCACTCGGGAGTCTGCTCCAGTACATCCGCTCTGGACCGACGTATGCACCACTCATCGATTTGGCGCTGATCCACTATCAGTTCGAGACAATCCACCCATTCGAGGACGGCAACGGCCGCCTTGGGCGTCTGCTCGTGATGCTGACGCTCTACGAGTGGGAGTTGCTCCCCGGTCCATATCTCTACCCCTCGTCGTATTTCAACGCGAATCGTGACGCGTACCTCGCGAAGCTCTTGGCGGTGAGTCGCGACGGCGCCTGGACCGAGTGGGTATCATTCTTCATCGATGCTATCGCTACGCAGGGCCGGGAGGCGTACACTGTCGCGCGAGACCTACTCGCACTTCGTGACCAGTATCGAGAAGCGTATCAGGGCCAGGGAGTGGTCATACGGGAGCTGATCGACTTCGTCATTGAGCAGCCGTATCTCACTGAACCACAGGCTGTCGACGCCCTTGATCGCTCACAGCCGGCCGTGAATCAGGCTATCCGACGTCTCTGGGACGATGAAATCTTGCGAGAAACGACAGGGCAACAGCGCAATCGACGATTCGAAGCACCTGCTGTACTCGATATCGTCGAGCCGTACAATCCGTAA